CGTGGTCGGCGGGCCGTGGCCGGGAAGGATCGTCAGGCGGTCGGGAAGGCACAGGATCCGTTCGCGAATCGCTGCCACCAGCGTGGCGTGGGCGGCAGCGGTGGGAGTGTTGCCAGCCGCTCCCGCGAGCAGCGCGTCGCCGGTGAACAACAGGTCACCGGTGCGGAACGCCACGCAATCGCCGGCATGCCCCGGCAGCTCGATCACTTCGAATGCACGTGCTCCCACCACCACCTCGTCGCCGTGCCGCACGCGGCGGCACGGGACGCCGATACTGGCCGCGGCATGCGCGTACACGTGCGCGCGGTACACGCTCAATACCGTCTCCAGCCCGCCGCGGTGCGCGCGATGTGCGTGCGTGAGCAGCACCGCGGCGATCGCCAGTCCGGCGTTCTCAATGCGCGCCAACAGGCTCGCCGGAAAGTGACCGGGGTCGATCAACGCCGCCTCGGTGCCGGTATCCGGCCCGACGACGTAGGTGTTGGCGAACCCGGTCTTGGCGCAGCAGGCGATCAGGTGCATCTACAGGTGCGCTTCGCCGGTGTTGCAGTAGCGCAGGTCCACGCCGGTCATGACACTCGCCGTAAAGTGCACATGATACAGGTCGCAATCCTGCAGGTCGACCCGCTGCAGCCGGGCGCCGATGAAGCGGCACGAGCTGAGATCACTGCCGCGAAAGCTGCAATCGGTGCAGCGGACCCCCACGAAGTTGTTGCGCGGAAGGTCCGACCCGTCGAACCGGCTGTCGCTGATTTCCGCGCCGGCGAACAGCGACAGCGAAATGGCGGCGCCGCGCAGCGAGCACGATCGCACGCGCGAGAAGTCCAGGTATACGTGCCGGAGCCGTGCTCCGTCCAGGCACACGTTGCACCACGCCGACCCGGAGAAGCGGCAGCCGATCAACTCGCGCCCGCGCAAGTCGAGGTCGCGGCACTGCACGCCGCTGAGGTTGACATCGCGCAGTCGCTGCGATCGTGCGAGCAGTGCCGCGGCCTCGGCTTGAAAGGCGGTGCGGTCCGGGCAATGGGCTGCGCACCGGTCGCGCCGGTACACCGCGTACGCCGTACATCCCGGGTGCCGGCAGGGCGGGAAGCTCGCCACCATGCCGCCAAGCTATGCCAACTGCGCACGCTGCACAACCGGCGTGCGCAGGCGGGCGGTTGGGCATGCCGCCGTTCAAGGCTATCATGGTCGCGTGCTTGGCCAGGTTGCCAGCGGCATCAACAACATCTTTCACGTGCGCGTGGTGGCCGAGCAGGCTGCGCCGGCGGACGCGGCGATCGCGGCGGGAGCCACCATAGAGTGCCGGATCATGGGCAAGGTGCTCGGCGGCAGGCAGCCGGTGGCCGACTACGCCTACAATCCGCTCGCGCCCGGCGATTGGGTCACCATCGCCGTGGACGCGCACACGCCACGCCAGGGCTGGATTCTGGAGCGCCGTCCTCGCACCTCCGCCATCCGGCGCTGGAACCGCAAGCGGCAGGCTCCGCAGACGATAGCCGCCAACATCGACCGGCTGGCGGCGGTCGGCTCCTTCGCCGCACCGCCGTTCCGGCCGCGGTTCCTCGACCGGCTGCTGCTGTGTGGCGAGCTCGGCGACGCCGACCCGGTGTTGATCGTCAACAAGGAAGATCTCGGCAGCACGCCGCAGATCGACAGCCGGCTGGCCAGCTATCGGGCGATGGGCTATGAGGTGATTACCTGCTCGGCGGTTACCGGCGGCGGCATCGCGGCGCTGCGCGACCTGCTTGCCGGCGATTCGCTGGTGGCCGTCGTCGGTCAATCGGGGGTGGGCAAGTCGGCATTGCTCAACCGGCTCGAACCGGCGCAGCGGCGCCTGGAGGGCGAACTGTCGCGCAAGTACGACCGCGGCGCGCACACCACCCGCTACGGCGAGGTGGTCAGCACGGCGGCCGGCGTGCTCGTGATCGACACGCCCGGCATCCGCGAACTGGAGATAACCGACATCGAGCCGCACGAACTGCGTCTCTGGTATCGCGACTTTCTGCCCTACGTCGAGCAGTGCGAGTTTCCCGGCTGCCTGTGCGAGAATGAACCGGGCTGCGCGGTGCGCGCTGCGCTGGCGCGCGGGGAGATCCACCGCGACCGGCACCGAGGCTATCTGCGCGTTCTGGCGGAGCTCAAGGACGCGGTTGCGGCGCGCCGCTGACCATGGATCCGCACGCCGTCGCCATTCTGGAGTTCGATCGCCTGCGTGCCGAGCTGGCCGAATACTGCCTGTCGCCGGCGGGTGCGGACCAGGTCATGCACGAGGCATTCATCCGCGACCGTGCCGTACACCGGGAGTTGCTCGCCGACGTGGGCGCGCTGCGCGCGTTGCTCGAAGCCGACCGGCTGCCGGCGGACGTGGACCTGCCGGAAGTCGACGACGCGGTACGGCTGCTGGACAAGGACGGCACCGTGCTGGAGCCGGACGCGGCCGCCCGCCTGGGCCGCTTCCTGCGCGCGGCATGCAGGTTGCGCCGCGCACTGCGGCCGCGTGCCGGGGATCGC
This Spirochaetaceae bacterium DNA region includes the following protein-coding sequences:
- a CDS encoding MBL fold metallo-hydrolase, which produces MHLIACCAKTGFANTYVVGPDTGTEAALIDPGHFPASLLARIENAGLAIAAVLLTHAHRAHRGGLETVLSVYRAHVYAHAAASIGVPCRRVRHGDEVVVGARAFEVIELPGHAGDCVAFRTGDLLFTGDALLAGAAGNTPTAAAHATLVAAIRERILCLPDRLTILPGHGPPTTVGTERAFNPALHRRAADADQAPAGRQSAARHRLR
- a CDS encoding pentapeptide repeat-containing protein gives rise to the protein MVASFPPCRHPGCTAYAVYRRDRCAAHCPDRTAFQAEAAALLARSQRLRDVNLSGVQCRDLDLRGRELIGCRFSGSAWCNVCLDGARLRHVYLDFSRVRSCSLRGAAISLSLFAGAEISDSRFDGSDLPRNNFVGVRCTDCSFRGSDLSSCRFIGARLQRVDLQDCDLYHVHFTASVMTGVDLRYCNTGEAHL
- the rsgA gene encoding ribosome small subunit-dependent GTPase A — encoded protein: MLGQVASGINNIFHVRVVAEQAAPADAAIAAGATIECRIMGKVLGGRQPVADYAYNPLAPGDWVTIAVDAHTPRQGWILERRPRTSAIRRWNRKRQAPQTIAANIDRLAAVGSFAAPPFRPRFLDRLLLCGELGDADPVLIVNKEDLGSTPQIDSRLASYRAMGYEVITCSAVTGGGIAALRDLLAGDSLVAVVGQSGVGKSALLNRLEPAQRRLEGELSRKYDRGAHTTRYGEVVSTAAGVLVIDTPGIRELEITDIEPHELRLWYRDFLPYVEQCEFPGCLCENEPGCAVRAALARGEIHRDRHRGYLRVLAELKDAVAARR